From the Methanofastidiosum sp. genome, the window CTCTTAAGAGTTCAAAAAGATGTAGCTGCTCGTATTATAATAAAATCAGTCGAAGAGGGTGCGGATGTTAGGGATATTTATTTACATGTTTTTGAACCTTCTCAACACGAGATTGGGCGCTTATGGCAGACTAATCAGATTTCAGTGGCTCAGGAACACTTTTGCACAGCTGCGACTCAGATGATAATGTCTCAGCTTTATCCTTACATATTTAGCAGCAGTAAAAACGGATATAAGATGATCGCAACATGTGTTGAAGGAGAATTGCATGAGATAGGAATTCGGATGATGGCCGATCTATTTGAAATGGAAGGATGGGATACTTATTATCTTGGTGCCAATACTCCAACTCCAAGTACCATAGACACAATTAAAAAATTGCAACCACATTTAGTGGCCATTTCAGCTTCTATACACTACAATGTAGGAAATGTAAGAAAATTAGTCCAAACAATTCATGAATCTGATTTAATATCAACTACTAAAGTTTTTGTTGGTGGAAGGCCATTCATTTTAGCACCTGAATTATGGAAAAAGGTTGGGGCTGACGCTTGCGCTCCTAATGCTTTAGAAGCTATTAGTTTAGCCAACAAAATAATTATCAATCAAGGTGAGAAATCAAATGTCAAATGAATTACCTGCTATTTCTAAAGAAACATTAGAATATTTTCAGAAATCATCTCCAGATATTATCAAAAAAACTGTAGCACTTGCTTTAAAAAGAGAAGACGAAATAAAGCATCACGGTAAAGACGCCTCTAAAATTTTAACTTCAGGGATGGAGTTTACCACTAAGATGTTGGAAGCTGCTATGTCCATGGGCGAAATTACTCTCTTGAAAGATGAAATAAAATGGGCAAAGGATAGGCTGCCACACGATGGTGTGGAGATGGAACATATTTTAAATAGATTTAAAATATATAGAGATGTCATTACAGAGAGTTTACCAACTGAAAATGCACTCGAAGTTATAGCTTATTTAGATTTGATGATAAGCAAACTACAAAAACCATTGGATTAATATCTAAGAGGTTCAAATGTCAGAAAATACTATTAATGGTTTGGCCTTTTTATGTAATTTAGATGGAGAAGTCATTGAATTTATCCATAACAGTGTAGAATTGAAAAATGAAATATATATTGGCGAACCATTTTATATGCTGCTTGATTCTGGAAGTTGGGAGAAATGTCATGAATTTCTAAAAAATATACATTATAAGAAGGTAGCATTAGATTGGGAAATGAATATGCCCTCTAAAGGTAAAGTAACTGTTATGTACTTTTCTGGTTTTTTGGTTGAAGATAAATTATTAAT encodes:
- a CDS encoding cobalamin-dependent protein (Presence of a B(12) (cobalamin)-binding domain implies dependence on cobalamin itself, in one of its several forms, or in some unusual lineages, dependence on a cobalamin-like analog.) codes for the protein MENNLGREGLPITERIVNEFEIEAGDFYDLAKIYLDALLRVQKDVAARIIIKSVEEGADVRDIYLHVFEPSQHEIGRLWQTNQISVAQEHFCTAATQMIMSQLYPYIFSSSKNGYKMIATCVEGELHEIGIRMMADLFEMEGWDTYYLGANTPTPSTIDTIKKLQPHLVAISASIHYNVGNVRKLVQTIHESDLISTTKVFVGGRPFILAPELWKKVGADACAPNALEAISLANKIIINQGEKSNVK